Within the Iodidimonas sp. SYSU 1G8 genome, the region CAACGATGAGAAATTGCGCGATATCCAGCCCCATGCCGAGTCAGCCCTGAAAATAGTCGGCGAATATCGTGTCACCACGGGCGCCGGCAGGGGCAGCATGGTGGAAGACCTGGACGCTGAAATCAGCGGTGACGGGGCGGTGACGAAGCCGATCTATCTGCGCGCCTATGCCTGCTGGGAACAGCGCATCGGTCACCATGACGAACTCACGGATGTCTTCTGCCTGGGACTTTTGCTGGCCAGCCTCGCTTGCGGGCTCGACTTCGAGGACGAAGATGACGTCGCTCGGTTCTCCGCCAACCGGGGAAACCTTTTCGCGCTGAACAGATCACTTCACCCCGTCGTCGCGTCGCTTGTCGTCGAGATGACCATGCTCAACCGGCACGAGCGCGCGAGCGACCTGATCAATCTGGCCCGCCGGCTCGAGGATTACCGGGATCAGCCCGTTGGTCTCGACGTGGACCGCGTGCTGTCCCAGGCCACTGGTGCGCGGGGACGCCGCGGCGCGGTGCTGGAGCATCTGCGGGACCGGCTGTTCGATCTGTCCCGGCGTAACAGGCTGATCCATTTCAGGCCGACCCAGGCCAGCGTGAACCTGACCGTCGCCAGCGTGCCCATCGTTCTGCGGCTCGAGTCCGTCAAGGCCGAGGAGCTCTGCACCTGGGAGAGCCGCTTCGCTTCGGATGTTCTTGGCGGCGGGCACGTGTCGCTGGGCAAATGGCTCCGGTTCGAGGACCAGCCCTACCTGCCGTCCGCGTTCGACCGCATCCTGCAGGAGGCCCGCAGGGATCGCGCGGAGTATGGCTTCAGTCACCTTCGACTGGTCGTCGCCTTTCTCCGCTGGCACAATCTGAAGGAAGCGCCCGACGAGCGCATCGTATCGCCCCTGTTGTGGTTGCCCGTCGAGGTCACCAAGAAGAAGGGTGTCCGCGACCAATACATACTGCGCTGCGCCGAACCTGAGGCGGAGTTCAATCCCGCGCTTCGGCACCATCTTCGCCAGCTGTATGACATCGACCTGCCCGAGACGATCAACCTCACCCAGGTCTCGCTCGCCGATATACATGCCGAACTGTCGGCTCAGATCCAGCGCAGCGAACCCGGCGTCAGGCTCAATCTGCAGACGAGGCCGGAAATCCGTCTGATCCATGAAAAGGCGGTGCAGCGGTTGCGCCAGTTCCAGCGCCGGCGCGAAAACCGGGGGCGAGGTGAACCCGTCGCGCGCCCGGATTTCAGCTACGAGCAGGATGATTATCGGCCCCTTGGCCAAGCACTGTTCGAAAAATTCGTCCGTCCGAGCCCGTTGCCGCAAAGGATCGCGGTGGGCGCGGCACTGCCGCCGCGTGCGCAAAGGATGGCGGCCCAGGCAGGCGAGGCGGAGTCCAAGGCCTATGCGCTCGCGGGCGGCGAGGGCCACCGTTTTTCGTGGGAGATCGATCTCACGCAGGTCACGCTCGCGAACTTCAACTACAAGAAGATGTCGCTGGTCCGCGACTACACGCAGTTGATCGACGACCCAGCACCGCAACCTTCGTTTGACCGGATATTCTCGATCGAGCCGCGTGCCCTGGACAGGGAACTACCGCCAACGTTGCCCGCGGCCGAACAATGGAGCGTCGTGCCCTCCGACGCGACACAGGATGCCGCCGTCGCGCTCGCCCGCACCGGGCGCAGCTTCATCATCCAGGGGCCACCCGGCACGGGCAAATCCCAGACCATCACCAATCTGATCGCCGACTTCGCCGCCCGGGGCAAGCGGGTCCTGTTTGTGTGCGAAAAGCGCGCGGCCCTGGATGTCGTGTTCAACCGGTTGCGTCAGGCCGGTCTCGAGGGGCTAGCCTGCCTGATCCACGACTCCCAGGAAGACAAGAAAGGCTTCGTCCTCGATCTGAAGGATCGCTACGAGACCTGGGTGAAGGGAGACGATCAACTCGACCATCATCAGGCGGTAAGGCAACGCACGCTCGAGGCGCTTGATCGCCATCTGGGGCGCATCGAGGAGGTCGAGCAAGCCATGCGGCACGTGCCGGAGGCGGCGGGCGCCAATCTCCGGACGCTCATACGGCGGCTGCTCGCGCTGCCTAGCCCCGAAGACGCGGGTCCGGCGATCCGCGAACGTCTGCCTTCGCTCGGCGAATGGGACCGTCATGGCGCGCTGATCGTGCGCGTGTATCGCTCCATGACCGAGTCCTTCGGGCTCGATAGCCTGGCGGCACACCCGGTTGCCCGCGTCTCCGCCGCCACCGTGGCGGGCGAACGGTGCTATGCCGAGGTCGAGCATTTCGTCGGCGAGGCCGAACGACTCCTCGACCTACTGGATGCCTGGTTCGAACACGAAGGCGTACCGATGTCGCCGGCGCTAGGTCTCGATGATGCTCTCGAACTGACGCGAGGTGCGCGGGAGGCCGCCACGTTGAACCTGGCGGGCAATCTGGCGCTGCTAGAGGTGTCTTCTTCAGCGTCGGCCGAAATGGCTGCGCGACGATCCGACATACTCGCACGCGAGACGGCTCTGGCGGCCGCGGCGGAGGCTGCCCGTCACTGGCGCGATCCCTTGAGCGTTGACGATACACGCCGTGCGCTGGAGCAGGCGCGCGATCAGGAACCCTCGTTCTTCAAATTTCTCAGCGGTTCCTGGCGTAAGCTCAAACGCACCGTCACCCAGCGCTATGATTTTTCGGCGCATGCCGTGGCACCGAGCATAACCGATGCGCTGGCACGCCTCGCGGACAAGCAGTCCGCCGATACCGAGCTGCGCCAGGCCGGCGCGGCGCTCGACCAGCGTTTCGCCACGCCGGACGCCGCCGCGCTGTCGGCTTTGGCGCAGGCCTGGAGGGAACGGCCCCATCCTGTCGTCGGCCGGCTCATCGCGATGGCGAAGGCCAGCGGCGATCCGTCGGAGCTCATCACCGACACGGCAAAAGCCGCGCCGACAGTGGAGGCGCTGCACGATTTGTGCCTGCGTCACCTGGATGGAGCAGGGCATCTGTCCCTCGAAGATCTCGCCGAGCTCGTGCGCGACCTGCGCGAGGGGCTCGCCGATCTGCCCGACCTGCTTCCCCTGCTGCGCGCCATCGACGAGGCTGGACCACGGCTGTCGTTCGTCCTCCGGTCGCTCGCGCTCGCACCCGAGGCCATGGAGGCGCTGATCGTCGATGAAGCCATCGCCGCCATCCTCAGGGCCGAACCGGCCCTGCACCGCTTCGATACCGCCGAGCTTGCGTCCAGCGCACGGCGTGCGGCTCGCGCCAAGGAACTGCTCCACGACCAGAACGCCGCCGCGATCCGGGCGCTCTGCCAGCGGCAATTTCTCGAGCACGTCAAGCAGTCCGCCATGTCGGTCACCCAGCTGGACGGGGCCGGCCGCCAGTTCAAGAAGCTCTACGCCACCGGCCGGCGCGAACTGGAACATGAGTTCGGTAAGACCATGCGCTTCCGCTCGATCCGCGATCTGGCGAGCAGCGAGACCGGCGCGGTCGTTATCGACCTGAAACCCATCTGGCTGATGAGTCCGCTTTCGGTATCCGATACGCTGCCGCTGGCCCCTGATCTGTTCGATGTCGTGGTGTTCGACGAGGCAAGCCAGATCCCGATGGAAGAAGCCGTTCCCGCCCTCTGCCGCGCGCCGCAGGTAATCGTCGTCGGCGACGAGATGCAGCTGCCGCCCACCAGCTTCTTTGCCTCGGCGCGTGACGAGGATGAGATGCAGGTCACGGCGGAGGAAGAGGGCGAGGCCGTCACCATCGTGCTGGACGCGGAAAGCCTGTTGAACCAGGCAGCGCGCAATCTTCCCGCGACATTGCTGGCCTGGCACTATCGCAGCCGCTCGGAAGCGCTGATCAGCTTCTCCAACGCGGCGTTCTATGACGGCAGGCTGGTCACTGTTCCCGATCGGAATTTCGGAAGCAGCAACGCCGACTCCCGCCCCATCCGGTCGGACGATGTCGAGATGGCTGCGGGCGCGGCGAGCCGGGTGCTGGACAGGGCCATCAGCTTCCACACCGTTGCGGATGGAGTCTATGACAAGCGCGCCAATCCGCCCGAAGCACGGACTATCGCCCATATGGTGCGCGACCTGCTGGCCCGCGAGAACGACCTGAGCATCGGGATAGTCGCATTCTCCGAGGCGCAGCAGAGCGAAATCGAAGCCGCGCTTGAGTCTCTGGGCGAGCATGACAGCGCGTTCGCGGCCAGGCTCGAGCGGGAATATGTTCGGGAAGAAGACGGTCAGTTCAACGGACTGTTCGTGAAAAATCTGGAGAACGTCCAGGGTGACGAACGGGACATCATTCTCCTCAGCATCTGCTACGCCCCAGGCGCGGATGGCCGCATGCCGATGAATTTCGGCCCCATCAATCAACGGGGCGGTGAAAAACGCCTCAACGTGATTTTCAGTCGGGCCCGTCGCCACATGGCGGTGATCTCGACCATCCGCGCCGAGGCCATCACCAATACGCACAATGACGGTGCGCGCGCCCTTCGGACATTCCTTGCATTCGCCGAGGCCCAGGATCGAGGCGACCTGACGCATGGCCAGGCGATTCTGGCGACCTTGAACCCGGATGCCGAGCGAGTCTTCGCCCGCGGCGCGCCCGCCGACGCGTTGCGCGCCGCGATCGCGGAGGCATTACGTCAGCGCGGGCATGAGGTTCGCGCCGATGTCGGGAGCGCCACGTTCCGCTGTGACCTCGCCGTCGTGGATCCGGACGGGACATCCTATCGTCTCGCGATCCTGCTCGATAATTTGACCGTGGGCGATACCTATGAGCGCTTCGTGTTCCAGCCCACATTGCTACGCCGCTTCGGCTGGCGGGTGATCGATATTCCCTCGTCGAGC harbors:
- a CDS encoding AAA domain-containing protein, yielding MTESPRTFRQVTAAHGGVLPVQDLLHLFAPLMRAVVILHENGRVAALAPDDIVEQADGSLALAKPGGLEPRFNDEKLRDIQPHAESALKIVGEYRVTTGAGRGSMVEDLDAEISGDGAVTKPIYLRAYACWEQRIGHHDELTDVFCLGLLLASLACGLDFEDEDDVARFSANRGNLFALNRSLHPVVASLVVEMTMLNRHERASDLINLARRLEDYRDQPVGLDVDRVLSQATGARGRRGAVLEHLRDRLFDLSRRNRLIHFRPTQASVNLTVASVPIVLRLESVKAEELCTWESRFASDVLGGGHVSLGKWLRFEDQPYLPSAFDRILQEARRDRAEYGFSHLRLVVAFLRWHNLKEAPDERIVSPLLWLPVEVTKKKGVRDQYILRCAEPEAEFNPALRHHLRQLYDIDLPETINLTQVSLADIHAELSAQIQRSEPGVRLNLQTRPEIRLIHEKAVQRLRQFQRRRENRGRGEPVARPDFSYEQDDYRPLGQALFEKFVRPSPLPQRIAVGAALPPRAQRMAAQAGEAESKAYALAGGEGHRFSWEIDLTQVTLANFNYKKMSLVRDYTQLIDDPAPQPSFDRIFSIEPRALDRELPPTLPAAEQWSVVPSDATQDAAVALARTGRSFIIQGPPGTGKSQTITNLIADFAARGKRVLFVCEKRAALDVVFNRLRQAGLEGLACLIHDSQEDKKGFVLDLKDRYETWVKGDDQLDHHQAVRQRTLEALDRHLGRIEEVEQAMRHVPEAAGANLRTLIRRLLALPSPEDAGPAIRERLPSLGEWDRHGALIVRVYRSMTESFGLDSLAAHPVARVSAATVAGERCYAEVEHFVGEAERLLDLLDAWFEHEGVPMSPALGLDDALELTRGAREAATLNLAGNLALLEVSSSASAEMAARRSDILARETALAAAAEAARHWRDPLSVDDTRRALEQARDQEPSFFKFLSGSWRKLKRTVTQRYDFSAHAVAPSITDALARLADKQSADTELRQAGAALDQRFATPDAAALSALAQAWRERPHPVVGRLIAMAKASGDPSELITDTAKAAPTVEALHDLCLRHLDGAGHLSLEDLAELVRDLREGLADLPDLLPLLRAIDEAGPRLSFVLRSLALAPEAMEALIVDEAIAAILRAEPALHRFDTAELASSARRAARAKELLHDQNAAAIRALCQRQFLEHVKQSAMSVTQLDGAGRQFKKLYATGRRELEHEFGKTMRFRSIRDLASSETGAVVIDLKPIWLMSPLSVSDTLPLAPDLFDVVVFDEASQIPMEEAVPALCRAPQVIVVGDEMQLPPTSFFASARDEDEMQVTAEEEGEAVTIVLDAESLLNQAARNLPATLLAWHYRSRSEALISFSNAAFYDGRLVTVPDRNFGSSNADSRPIRSDDVEMAAGAASRVLDRAISFHTVADGVYDKRANPPEARTIAHMVRDLLARENDLSIGIVAFSEAQQSEIEAALESLGEHDSAFAARLEREYVREEDGQFNGLFVKNLENVQGDERDIILLSICYAPGADGRMPMNFGPINQRGGEKRLNVIFSRARRHMAVISTIRAEAITNTHNDGARALRTFLAFAEAQDRGDLTHGQAILATLNPDAERVFARGAPADALRAAIAEALRQRGHEVRADVGSATFRCDLAVVDPDGTSYRLAILLDNLTVGDTYERFVFQPTLLRRFGWRVIDIPSSSWLRDPEAVIDQIERALEQVEDTDDDPFDLSIPLPAMAPSAPSTKASATLPTETQDFTELRLQQGRSDKFWKVAVNGPEMTVMYGRTGTKGTTLVKVFDSAERAEREARKLMLEKTRKGYEQTG